One genomic region from Frateuria soli encodes:
- a CDS encoding helicase HerA-like domain-containing protein: protein MSEILIGRNETAEVVLESRYGNRHGMVAGATGTGKSVSLMVLAEGFSRLGVPCVLADVKGDLAGLATAASEPGDRLQARLSKLRLTDWQPQANPVIFWDLYGRQGHPLRTTVSEMGPTLLGRVLELNDTQQGVLEIVFKLADDQGWLLLDLADLRALLAFAAENARDISTRYGLIGKTSIAAIQRALLALEQAGGGNFFGEPALELADLMRQDMSGRGVINVLAADQLILKPRLYTTFLLWLLSELFEQLPEVGDQDLPKLVFFFDEAHLLFDDCPPALRQRVEQVVRLIRSKGVGVYFCSQNPDDVPEDILGQLGNRIQHALRAFTPRDQKAVRAAAETFAPNPKLDVADAIGQLGVGEALASTLREGGVPSPVERVLVTTPRCRIGTLTEAERTAVRQRSPVGGKYDTAVNRDSAAEMLARRADTKAADADTVADTSSPKPEGGAWNGAVHDALFGTSRRQGMIETMGKQVARTMGSQIGRQILRGVLGGIFGGRR, encoded by the coding sequence ATGTCCGAGATCCTGATTGGTCGCAACGAGACCGCCGAGGTGGTACTGGAATCCCGTTACGGGAATCGCCACGGCATGGTCGCCGGCGCCACCGGCACCGGCAAATCGGTTTCGCTGATGGTACTGGCCGAGGGCTTCTCGCGGCTGGGCGTGCCCTGCGTGCTGGCCGACGTGAAGGGCGATCTGGCCGGGCTCGCCACCGCGGCAAGCGAGCCCGGCGACAGGCTCCAGGCACGCTTGTCGAAACTCCGGCTCACCGACTGGCAGCCGCAGGCCAACCCGGTCATCTTCTGGGACCTCTACGGCAGGCAGGGCCACCCGCTGCGCACCACCGTCAGCGAAATGGGCCCTACCCTGCTCGGTCGCGTGCTGGAACTCAACGACACCCAGCAGGGCGTGCTGGAGATCGTCTTCAAGCTGGCCGACGACCAGGGCTGGCTGCTGCTGGACCTGGCCGACCTGCGCGCGTTGCTCGCCTTTGCCGCGGAGAACGCCAGGGACATCTCCACCCGATACGGCCTGATCGGCAAGACCAGCATCGCGGCCATCCAGCGCGCGCTGCTGGCGCTGGAACAGGCCGGCGGCGGCAACTTCTTCGGCGAACCCGCGCTGGAACTGGCCGACCTGATGCGCCAGGACATGAGCGGGCGCGGCGTGATCAACGTGCTCGCCGCCGACCAGCTGATCCTCAAGCCCCGCCTCTACACCACGTTCCTGCTGTGGCTGCTGTCGGAGCTGTTCGAGCAGTTGCCGGAAGTGGGCGACCAGGACCTGCCCAAACTCGTGTTCTTCTTCGACGAAGCGCACCTGCTGTTCGACGACTGCCCGCCCGCGCTCCGCCAGCGCGTGGAACAGGTCGTGCGGCTGATCCGCTCCAAGGGTGTGGGCGTGTACTTCTGCTCGCAGAACCCCGACGACGTGCCGGAGGACATCCTCGGCCAGCTCGGCAACCGCATCCAGCACGCGCTGCGCGCCTTTACCCCGCGCGACCAGAAGGCCGTGCGCGCGGCCGCCGAGACCTTCGCGCCCAATCCGAAGCTCGACGTAGCCGACGCGATCGGGCAGCTCGGCGTGGGCGAGGCGCTCGCCTCGACCCTGCGCGAAGGCGGCGTGCCCAGTCCGGTCGAGCGGGTGCTGGTCACCACGCCACGCTGCCGCATCGGCACCCTCACCGAAGCCGAGCGCACTGCGGTACGCCAGCGCTCGCCGGTGGGCGGTAAGTACGACACGGCCGTCAACCGCGACTCGGCCGCGGAAATGCTCGCCCGTCGCGCCGACACGAAAGCGGCCGACGCCGACACCGTCGCCGACACGTCGTCACCGAAGCCGGAGGGGGGCGCCTGGAATGGCGCCGTGCACGATGCGCTGTTCGGCACCAGCCGCCGCCAGGGCATGATCGAGACCATGGGCAAGCAGGTGGCGCGCACGATGGGCAGCCAGATCGGGCGGCAGATCCTGCGCGGCGTGCTGGGTGGCATCTTCGGCGGGAGACGCTGA
- a CDS encoding transglycosylase SLT domain-containing protein, with product MPLSNLAHRFRLAPLAAGLVLLAGCASGGGSRASADVNALYAQLDQASKGYETALQQAREGDDQASEQSLKDSLDSLKQAAARCGATPGCDSQRFYSVFDRLLRLKDGSFFAGDDLETVGEEAPEEAVAGNPGGAAALPQAQRAVTLLRGHKLSELIAMNGPVKAALEMWLTQWRSNLVDTWINYQYMRYQMWPQYDKADLPEALLFGIMAKESHGKVHAVSRSGAAGPLQFMYATGLRFGLNSQSGFDTRFDPSESARANAAYMDEQLKVFNNNLELSLAAYNGGEGRMRRMVGGNTDVSFYDPSIYNQLSQETREYVPAVLAAAWLFLHPDSYNLDFPKIDGAPGRITLKRPASLSELTICMGSAQGMNDGWFRTLRNLNPRLNPQEEQPVGSQLQVPRELESVYASRCVDGPWPILASDLHSAVVPEVVKPAPTRTVRPHSRYIVRRGDTLLGIVHKLGCSDVRELSDLNDLKHHRIRAGQVLRLPSCRR from the coding sequence ATGCCGCTGTCTAATCTTGCCCACCGTTTCCGCCTGGCGCCGCTGGCTGCCGGGCTCGTCCTGCTTGCCGGCTGCGCCAGCGGCGGCGGCAGTCGCGCCTCCGCCGACGTCAACGCGCTGTATGCGCAGCTCGACCAGGCCAGCAAGGGCTATGAGACTGCGCTGCAGCAGGCGCGCGAGGGCGATGACCAGGCCTCCGAGCAGAGCCTCAAGGACTCGCTGGACAGCCTCAAGCAGGCCGCGGCGCGCTGTGGCGCGACGCCCGGTTGCGACTCGCAGCGCTTCTACTCGGTGTTCGACCGGCTGCTGCGCCTGAAGGACGGCAGCTTTTTCGCCGGTGACGACCTGGAAACCGTCGGCGAGGAGGCACCCGAAGAGGCGGTCGCCGGCAATCCGGGCGGCGCGGCCGCATTGCCGCAGGCGCAACGTGCGGTAACGCTGCTGCGCGGGCACAAACTCTCCGAACTGATCGCCATGAACGGCCCGGTCAAGGCCGCGCTGGAAATGTGGCTGACCCAGTGGCGCTCGAACCTGGTCGACACCTGGATCAACTACCAGTACATGCGCTACCAGATGTGGCCGCAGTACGACAAGGCCGACCTGCCCGAGGCATTGCTGTTCGGCATCATGGCCAAGGAGTCCCACGGCAAGGTGCACGCGGTGTCCCGCTCGGGCGCTGCCGGGCCGCTGCAGTTCATGTACGCGACCGGCCTGCGTTTCGGCCTGAACAGCCAGAGCGGCTTCGACACCCGCTTCGACCCGTCCGAGTCCGCGCGAGCGAACGCCGCGTACATGGACGAACAGCTGAAGGTGTTCAACAACAACCTGGAGCTCTCGCTGGCCGCGTACAACGGCGGCGAGGGGCGGATGCGCCGGATGGTCGGCGGCAACACCGACGTGAGCTTCTACGACCCGTCGATCTACAACCAGCTTTCGCAGGAAACCCGCGAGTACGTGCCGGCGGTACTGGCCGCGGCGTGGCTTTTCCTGCACCCGGACAGCTACAACCTGGACTTCCCGAAGATCGACGGTGCGCCGGGTCGCATCACGCTCAAGCGGCCGGCGTCGCTGTCCGAGCTGACCATCTGCATGGGCTCGGCACAGGGCATGAACGATGGTTGGTTCCGCACGCTGCGCAACCTCAATCCGCGACTGAACCCGCAGGAAGAGCAGCCCGTCGGCAGCCAGCTGCAGGTGCCCAGGGAGCTGGAGTCGGTCTACGCCTCGCGCTGCGTCGACGGGCCGTGGCCGATCCTGGCCAGCGACCTGCACTCCGCGGTGGTACCGGAAGTGGTCAAACCGGCGCCGACACGCACGGTGCGCCCGCACTCGCGTTACATCGTGCGCCGCGGCGACACATTGCTGGGCATCGTGCACAAGCTGGGCTGCTCGGACGTGCGAGAGCTGTCGGATCTCAACGACCTCAAGCATCACCGCATCCGTGCGGGCCAGGTGTTGCGGCTGCCGTCCTGCCGTCGCTGA